Proteins from a genomic interval of Clostridium cochlearium:
- a CDS encoding M20 metallopeptidase family protein has protein sequence MEKNLIKKLCNKYYEDMVRLRHHFHMHPEIGFKEFKTSQKIKEELRKMNVDSMEDLAGTGVVALIKGKYPGKTLLIRADMDALLINEEADVEYKSKVPGVMHACGHDGHTAALLGTAMVLNEIKHELHGNIKLVFQPAEEGEGGARKMIEQGVLENPKVHGAIACHLWGSVEEEHIEIKEGPLMASCDDFKITIKGKGGHGSTPHLCIDPIEISVQVINNIRSFISRKIDSFQPIVLSFGAIHGGESHNIIPDNVEILGTLRTFDNSIKEYIKNSMEEIIDYTTKFYDGSYEIDFFSFAPTVMNDKSMTELAKKTLQDTYGKDKILECKRPYSGSEDFAFFTNEVPSVMFFVGIKKDEEVIHHNSKFKWDDKNLLIACESLTTIAINFLNNTLVN, from the coding sequence ATGGAAAAAAATCTAATTAAAAAACTTTGCAATAAATACTATGAGGATATGGTTAGATTGAGACATCATTTTCATATGCACCCTGAGATAGGTTTTAAGGAATTTAAAACATCTCAAAAGATAAAAGAAGAATTAAGGAAAATGAATGTGGACTCTATGGAAGATTTGGCAGGAACAGGGGTGGTTGCTTTAATTAAAGGAAAATATCCAGGAAAAACTCTTTTAATAAGAGCGGATATGGATGCACTTTTGATTAATGAAGAAGCAGATGTGGAATATAAATCAAAAGTACCAGGAGTTATGCATGCTTGCGGTCATGATGGACATACAGCTGCACTTTTGGGAACAGCTATGGTATTAAATGAAATTAAACATGAGCTTCATGGTAATATAAAATTAGTTTTCCAACCAGCGGAAGAAGGAGAAGGTGGAGCAAGGAAAATGATAGAACAGGGGGTCTTAGAAAATCCTAAAGTTCATGGAGCTATAGCTTGTCATCTATGGGGTTCAGTAGAAGAAGAGCATATTGAAATTAAAGAAGGACCTTTAATGGCATCCTGCGATGATTTTAAGATAACAATTAAAGGAAAGGGTGGACATGGTTCTACACCACATTTATGTATAGATCCTATAGAGATTAGTGTACAAGTTATAAATAATATAAGAAGCTTTATAAGTAGAAAAATAGATTCATTTCAACCTATAGTACTTTCTTTTGGAGCCATACATGGAGGAGAAAGCCATAATATAATACCAGATAATGTGGAAATTTTAGGAACACTTAGAACTTTTGATAATTCTATAAAAGAATATATTAAAAATTCTATGGAAGAAATTATTGATTATACCACAAAATTTTATGATGGAAGCTATGAAATAGACTTTTTTAGTTTTGCACCAACGGTGATGAATGATAAATCTATGACAGAGCTTGCTAAAAAAACTTTACAAGATACGTATGGAAAGGATAAAATATTAGAATGCAAAAGACCATATTCAGGATCAGAAGATTTTGCGTTTTTTACAAATGAAGTTCCTTCTGTAATGTTTTTTGTGGGAATAAAAAAAGATGAGGAAGTAATTCATCATAATTCAAAATTTAAATGGGACGATAAGAATTTGCTTATAGCTTGTGAATCATTAACAACTATAGCTATTAATTTTTTGAATAATACTTTAGTGAATTAG